The genomic region CGTCTGAGTCCGGCAGGAATCGGGCGTTTGGCACACTCGACTTCCGTGACCAAACGTGGACTCGTACTCGCAGGTGGGGGACTGGCTGGCATCGCCTGGGAGACCGGCATCCTCTGCGGTATCGCCGACGTATCGCCACTCGCAGCGTCGACGCTGCTGGCCTCCGATGTTCTACTCGGCACCTCGGCGGGGTCGACGGTCGCCGCGCAGCTGGGCAGCGGCGCGACCCTTGAGGATCTGTTCGCCCGCCAGATCGCCGAGACATCCCACGAGATCGACTCGGGCGTCGACATCGCAGCCATCGCCGATCTATTCGTCACCGCGATGCTCACCCCGGGTGCCACCACGGAGCAGAAGCTGCAGCGGATAGGCGAGATCGCGCTGTCAACCGAGACCGTCGCGGAGCCCGTGCGCCGCCAGGTGATCGCTCACCGACTGCCGTCACATGACTGGCCACAGCGGGTGTTGCGGGTCACGGCGATCGACGTGGCGACGGGTGAGCTGGTGGTGTTCGACGGCGACTCCG from Mycolicibacterium sp. YH-1 harbors:
- a CDS encoding patatin-like phospholipase family protein, which gives rise to MTKRGLVLAGGGLAGIAWETGILCGIADVSPLAASTLLASDVLLGTSAGSTVAAQLGSGATLEDLFARQIAETSHEIDSGVDIAAIADLFVTAMLTPGATTEQKLQRIGEIALSTETVAEPVRRQVIAHRLPSHDWPQRVLRVTAIDVATGELVVFDGDSGVPLVDAVAASCAVPGVWPPVTIAGRRYMDGGVGSTVNTAAAADCAGVVALVPSGQNAPSPFGDGAVREIAELGDSALAVFADDDALAAFGRNPLDPACRIPSAHAGRAQGRREAQRVAEFLGL